The proteins below are encoded in one region of Lactuca sativa cultivar Salinas chromosome 3, Lsat_Salinas_v11, whole genome shotgun sequence:
- the LOC111920815 gene encoding probable LRR receptor-like serine/threonine-protein kinase At1g63430, whose protein sequence is MKRLVSFQLICVCLGLFLATSDAVLPTEVHALTVFKEAIFDDPLLVLSNWNGLDSDPCNWVGVYCSDDHVRKVNISGFSIKGFIAEELFQLSFLHELILHGNNLIGSIPKEIGTLKHLKILDLGMNQLSGPIPSQIGDLVSVIKINLQSNALTGKMPLELGNLKYLQELRLDRNKLEGTVPGANSTDFASTMRGMYASNTTALGFCRATPLKIADFSYNYLVGSVPKCLEYLPKASFQGNCIKYKGITTRAPEQCGFTSTAIPRKPEGMKHRPEVDHKHKHKPHPSKLTWLLALEVVTGVIAGLVFLVALLMALHRCKEKPLSIIPWKKPGTDKDCMTIIVDTDMLKDVRRYSRRELEFACEDFSNIIGSSSDSIVYKGTMKGGPEIAVISLSNQEENWTSYLELYFQKEVADLARLNHQHIGKLLGYCIEGIPFTRMLVFEYASNGTLSEHLHYEQGCQLSWTRRMTIVIGIAKGLKYLHTEIDPPFTISELNSSAVYLTDDFSPKLVDFESWKTILTRSENNSRPISSEGAMCVQPCSLEARHLDIQGNIFAFGVLLLEIISGRPPISKDKGFLVDWAKDYLEDPEKMASVVDPALKHLREEDLEAIREVVTICIHVRPRDKVTMQEVCAMLERKLDISGSSELMASSLAWAELALSS, encoded by the exons atgaAACGATTGGTTTCATTTCAACTTATATGTGTTTGTTTGGGACTGTTTCTTGCTACTAGTGATGCTGTTCTACCAACAGAAG TTCATGCTCTGACAGTGTTCAAAGAAGCTATATTTGATGACCCATTATTGGTTTTGTCAAACTGGAATGGCTTAGATTCAGATCCTTGTAACTGGGTTGGTGTTTACTGTTCTGATGATCATGTTAGAAAAGT AAACATTTCTGGGTTTTCCATAAAGGGATTCATAGCCGAAGAGCTGTTTCAGCTCTCATTCTTGCACGAACT GATATTACATGGTAACAATCTCATCGGTTCCATACCCAAAGAAATTGGAACGCTGAAGCACTTGAAAATCTTAGATTTGGGGATGAACCAGCTATCTGGACCGATCCCAAGTCAAATCGGCGATCTTGTTAGCGTTATCAAAAT AAACTTACAATCCAACGCACTGACTGGAAAAATGCCTTTGGAGCTTGGTAATCTTAAGTACCTTCAAGAGCTTCGATTGGACAGAAATAAACTGGAAGGAACTGTTCCTGGTGCTAATTCTACAGATTTTGCTTCAACCATGAGAGGAAT GTATGCTTCAAATACAACCGCCCTAGGATTCTGTCGAGCAACTCCTTTAAAAATTGCGGATTTCTCATACAACTACCTTGTTGGAAGCGTTCCTAAATGCTTGGAATATCTTCCAAA GGCCAGCTTTCAGGGGAACTGCATAAAGTATAAAGGCATCACAACACGTGCTCCTGAACAATGCGGTTTTACTTCAACAGCTATCCCCCGTAAGCCAGAAGGCATGAAACATCGTCCTGAAGTTGaccacaaacacaaacacaaacctCATCCTTCAAAACTCACGTGGCTTTTAGCTCTTGAAGTAGTGACTGGAGTGATAGCCGGGTTGGTCTTCCTTGTAGCCCTTCTCATGGCTCTTCACAGGTGTAAAGAGAAACCGTTGAGCATCATTCCATGGAAGAAACCTGGAACTGACAAAGACTGTATGACAATCATTGTTG ATACTGATATGCTAAAGGATGTTAGGAGATATAGTCGACGCGAACTTGAATTTGCATGTGAAGATTTTAGCAACATTATTGGGTCCTCATCGGATAGTATAGTTTACAAAGGAACCATGAAAGGTGGCCCTGAAATCGCAGTCATATCCCTTTCTAATCAGGAAGAAAACTGGACCAGCTACCTTGAGCTTTATTTTCAGAAAGAG GTGGCAGATTTGGCAAGGCTAAATCACCAACACATCGGGAAACTGCTGGGGTATTGTATTGAAGGTATTCCGTTTACAAGAATGTTAGTCTTTGAATACGCGTCAAACGGGACATTGTCTGAACACCTCCACT ACGAACAAGGGTGTCAACTAAGTTGGACACGAAGAATGACGATTGTTATAGGAATCGCGAAAGGTCTAAAGTATCTTCACACGGAAATTGATCCTCCATTTACTATATCGGAGTTGAACTCTAGCGCAGTATATCTCACTGATGATTTTTCACCAAAG CTAGTAGATTTTGAGAGTTGGAAAACGATTCTTACAAGATCAGAGAACAACTCTCGTCCTATCAGCAGTGAAGGGGCTATGTGTGTTCAACCGTGTTCATTAGAAGCACGCCATTTGGATATCCAGGGTAACATCTTTGCATTCGGTGTTCTTCTGTTGGAAATCATTAGCGGACGCCCTCCAATCTCAAAAGACAAGGGGTTTCTAGTAGACTGG GCGAAAGATTATCTTGAAGATCCAGAGAAGATGGCATCAGTTGTGGATCCTGCGTTGAAGCATCTTAGAGAGGAAGATCTTGAAGCGATACGTGAGGTGGTGACTATTTGCATTCATGTAAGGCCTAGAGATAAAGTAACAATGCAAGAAGTGTGTGCGATGTTGGAAAGGAAACTTGACATATCGGGTTCATCAGAGCTCATGGCATCATCGTTAGCGTGGGCTGAGCTTGCACTTTCGTCTTGA